TTCGCAGCGCGGGTGAAACAAGGTGCGCTATAAATAATGTCTTTTTGCAGCACTTCTGTTCGCTGCGAATAAAAGTACATTATTTGCAGCCCCCACAATTGCAGCGCCCAAAAACGCTGTAAAAAGGCCTGTTTACGCGCGCTGCAAATaatgttttttctactagtaataggacttattttcgaaaatttcatattctgaaaaataagattttcgccaaggttttaaggtttattcattccttgctaaaaaatgtccaagttttaaggtttattcattccttgctaaaaaaatgtccaagttttaaggtttattcattccttgctaaaaatgtcaaagttttaaggtttattcattccttgctaaaaaatgtcagagttttaaggtttattcattccttgctaaaaaatgtcagagttttaaggtttattcattccatgctaaaaaatgtcagagttttaaggtttattcattccttgctaaaaaatgtcagAGTTTTAAGGTtcattcattccttgctaaaaaatgtcaaagttttaagatttattcattccttactaaaaaatgtcaaagttttaaaggtttattcattccttgctaaaaaatgtcatttcATTCCCGAGAGTCAAAGTTAAGTGTCCATTTTCGAAAAACTCTATCTATCAAAGTTGAACGTATTTAATGACTTTGTGAGAGATCGTTCAGGTCAGTAAGTTCCCAATGACTCGTGAGGGAACTATTGGCATTTCCAGTGATGACCCttcagtcaaatgttatcactaaGGGGCTCGCGAGACCTTCGTTAAGACTTAGTTTCAACCAAACTAGGTCACATACGCATTCCGTTACCAATACTTTGTTTCTTCTTGctcagactcaatcaaagtgggggctaactgtagacgcctacatttgcccctaggcccgacacggtgtgttcgatgatgaaaccaaacaccgcttgactaagctttcctaagCATGCGACGAACGATCCATGACTCACTGATAATCCCGTAAAccacatttccatttttagaaactatAGTAACTACTATGCTTAAAACGCTGCTTAAAATAGTAACCATGCAAGATAAAATATCTAAGTGTTTGTATCGCCTTACGATTCATCATTAGGTAAGGACTAAAGAGTTGCAGTCCAATTCGTGTTCCTAAAGGATAGAAAACGTGATAAGACTCGGCAAAAACCGATAAAGCCTGGAAAAGGTAGACTAAAAcaccagcgctggaaaatttTAGTGATGACATTCCAAGCGCTACTATATTCCAGCGCACAAACCttaagcgctggaaatttccagcgctgcAGTTTGCTTCTTATACAATCACGCAAAAAGATAGAATTGTCCAGGTGTCACCAGAACAAATCTGGCGCACAAATGTCCAGCGCTAGAAATAACCAGCGCTCCTGATCCAAATTCCAGCGCTCAGCAAATCTCAGTTGGATAATTCCCATTCCGAAATtttatcttattctggcctattttactataaatagtgcCTCTGAAAACCGTAAAACAACGACAATTACAACCCAAAATccttaagcttgagtattgatcGAAGCTTTCTAAGTCCCGATTCGTGTGTCTGCCGCTTTAACACACTATTAAGCAGACCCTGCCCACACGACCGCCTGCTCACCAAATACTGTCGAAGTACTGCTGAAATATAAACGCAAATCCTTAAGCCTAAAATACTCATTATTCTGGAAGAATCCTGCCCCATAATCAGTCAGTCGTCGGAAAGTTCTAAAACCAAACGGAAATctagcaaagtcaagtggtaggtgttcctgagaaccgcagtaaaACCTACGCTTTATTGTAAcgtgaattatatttttattgctttcccCGCCATATAAATTTGCTAACTTTAATATGTTATACTGTtcacgcctaaatcagataatacttggacaaaccggtttaTTATCCTAAATCGGCttttgacatctgtttagtAATATATGTGCACTAAAATCAATCCGAAGTAGTAAcgtagcataacgcatgtcccatcatcgtcacaattgaactagtaaggaccgcgccgcgtgggctaatgctgggcactccccgtattagtaaacgtctcCCAAACTCTCAATCGCTGCTCccctggatgtacgttgagggatctccacaccagggatcacaagggaatctaTTGCCGTCGTGAATCACACATGTTTGCACTCTAggcatgtcacgataaccgagttttgtaagttttttaaaactgaatggcgattcttaaaagactagtaaaaagaggctaacgcccacagtagtccctatttacttaatatgcttacCACATCCAGACGGGGAaattttcgaccccctcacagggggaatttgttggggtgttaaaatgggcttaccattttaacccaaaagccaataaaacccactcaagcccaatatcaCTTAGAAAGCCTCAAAATCCCAAcaaggcactatatatacccctcaagGGGCAAGGTAAAAGAGGTCATTCTCTAACCCTAAAGAAGTcaccctactctctctcccctaaatACTCTcaatttatacatcaattgtactgacttgagcgtcggaggatCCGCCTCGAGGACCCCCCTTGACCCGGAGTTCATTTTGCAGGCACCGTACGTGGCAAAATCTCAAGATACCAAGGGTGCTCATaccatcgtttcaaccccgaAACAGAAACTATAACTTTTGATTATAAaatataactatttgattgAAAATATGACATAAATATTTGATCTTAATGcataattgtttgattaaaaattaaatacaaCTATTTAGTAATAAGTTGGTCTTATATATTAGACCGTCTCATATATTTTAGGCCGTtgtatataattttttatataacATTATTTACTACCGCATACCAACCATGTCGTTAATGGTTTTCAAATTTCCCATATACCACCAAGTTTATCACAAACATAAAAGTACTTTGGGTCCACTTTGCTGAACATTTTAATTTTGGCATGTTGGCGGTAGTTTTTGGaatagcgggtagcgttttgacttATTAAATACGCAACTTGTAAAATATTTGTGAGTATTtaggccctgttcggcaaaattagcggtagcgggtagcggttaaagTAGCGAGTAGCGGTGAATGTAGCGGGTAAcgttagctgtcaaagtagcgggtaactaatatgagtgttcggtaaaagtagcggttgatattataaaataaaattaaatacaagaatattatttaaaattttattataaatttgtcaaacacTACCCGttaccttaaacgctactaattttaacgtttgacaaaagctacccaaccgctacctcaaccgctaaccgctacctaaatcgctactttaccaaacacttacaaattttacaagtaacgtcttgactaggtcaaaacgctacccgctacctcaaacgctacaaAATTTTACAAGGTAACGATTTAAGTAGCGATTAGCGGTAGATGTAGTGATTGGGTaacttttgtcaaacgttaaaattagtagctttAAATAACGTTCGCTTGTGATATGCTCCTGTTCTCTTGTGCTCTTGTACAGTCTTACCAATAGATACAGGCTTTTCACTCTAAACAACCAATTTTTTCAAGTAGTACGGTGATAACTAATTATTACGTACAAGGGGCTACTGGGCGAGAGCAATGCTCGATCTTGGATAGTGAAATTATTTCTCGTCTTCAAATATTTCGCATTAGCCACGACAAAGTTACAAAACTTTtattccacataatataatctTAATTCCCAAATTACATCCTTATAAACATAACAATACATCATATTACATTATTGATAGGGACATTTTATATTAAGAAACATGCATGACATGGAGGAAATGTCAAAATAGTGAAAATAAAAAAGTATAGAAGTATAGGTAAGTAGACGAGGATTAACGTACAAGTGTTTGGATCAAATGATAAGAGAATTGTTCCGGCTTAACCAATTTCTCGAGTTTGAGACTTTAGGAAAGCAACAATATTTGTTAGGAAAGCTATTCCTGAAATTGGGAACATACGAAGCTCAACTCTGAATTACTGAAAGAATAATAGACTTAGAGTTATAGGGTGAGCTTGCGTTAAAAGAGTAGTAGTTGTACTCCGTATAAGTTTAGGGACATTTGGGACCACCCCTCTTGGTCTTCCAGTTGTTGTAGCAAGGGCAAGCTTGTTTGTTGCCGTAAGTACCAGTAGGCACACACAAGCACTTGGCACAACACTTGTTACAGAAAAACAAGCATGGCTTCCTATACTGTGTGTTTGAACATCTATAAGCACATCTTGTTCCACATTCTGTtccaattaacaattaattagttataattgGAAATAATTAAGTTCCAATTTTAAATATCTAAACAGCTAGTATTCCAGTAAGTGAAATCAGAAATATAAGATCGAACATATATATAGTTGAGCTTAGTAATTAGTATAGTAGTACCTTGAGGCTGGAGACTTCCTTGGGTAAAACCATACTGAAATTTATCAAAGTTTCCAAGTTAGTGGTTTAGagctttaaaatttataaatttacattattaatttataaattgCCCAGAAAACCGTAGCAAAAGCAGCTCATCGATCTTACCGAAGGCAAGGTGTATGAGGATAGTGGGCTTGGACTTGGAGGCTGGGTATGGCCCTTATGCTGATGGGTTGGCTGCATTCATTAACAAAATCACTCATTAAAATGGTCAAAACTCAAAACTTTGTTGACAAATTAACAGAAAAACCAGAGCTGCTACTTTTTGTTTTAAAGGAAACTGGAAAAGTTAGAGCATTATTGATGACGGTTATACGGATCCATCCGTGCATACAAGGAAATTTCACTAGGATAATAAACATCAAACATTTTCCTCCATTATATAACACTAACTTGGAAATCGTAATGGGTAACTAACTGTACGTGTTTCCATCGCTTTTAATATGAGACTAATCAAGGAAACGAATCCAAACTATTCATTGTGAATTTCGGAACTTACATGATTTTCTGCAGGAGAAAAGTGGAGGAAAAtaacaaaaatgaaaatggTATACAGAACTTTGATACCCATTGTTGTTAATCTTCAACAAAAAATGTGTTATCTATAATCTAAAGTGGAGAAAGAAAATAGATAGAAAAGTGAAGGTCGGAGAGAAATGAGACTGATGGAGTTGGTGGTTACTAACGATTTTTGGACCCTATTTATAGACAGTTGTGACCGGTATACTTGCTACTTTTAAATaacttttttcttttattgcaacaaattaaaaatatatatatatatatatataaaaaaaacaaaatgaaaagaGATTATCTAAGTACATAATTTCTACTTGTGCAAATGAAGAGAAAGAGATAGTCGTTATTCAATAATTTATTGCACATCTGATTAAAATGTTTATCATTAGCACATCAACACCTCAAACCTTTCAAACAATTATCGTATCATTTATGAAGTCTAATGTTTCTCAAAATACCTTTTTACAGATAATTTACTAGTATATACTTAGACAAATTAACGCTATATTTGGTTTGGTGTTCATTCACAATAAACTTTTACTCATTTGAATTGAATAAGCAAATGACTAATACGTAGAACGtagttgtttgggctcccaaatgaatatcaattgggccattaagtccaaagcccaagggctcacatcaacaacatcaaacccactacagtccaaaaggctattcagccgccaattaaggcccaaggcccacttgcaataaataacctaaggggatttattgtacaaacactataaataagccgtcatggctcacttaccaaggtacgtccattttcacgccttaagactactcttctagggaacttctctctctagaatccgagcattgttcttacttaggcatcggaggggctttcctcggaaacacccccgaggctagtgacttgtttattgtgcaggttgatttggacacaatacattcgagctagcaagatcttcaacacatacaaaatggCCTTCATTTGAAGCCCATTGCTTtatccacttcaacaccggaataatttggcgccgtctgtgggacgaacacttgaaagctccgaaaaaagCACTGCACTTTCCACGTAAAAAATGGAAATGCCCAACAATGACAACCAGGTGGGAGATGTCCTTGTCCAAACGGATTCGGAATCCGACGGAGGCGAACAGCTGCACTCAGTGGCGAGGTCGCAGCCAACAAGGGCCACCGCCACAACTAGCAGACCACTCCCCTCTCGAGAAGAGTTCGccgcggccatgaccatcacgcagaacttcctcttcaatgagaaagaACAAGCCCAGGCAGCAGCACGGCGAGAGGCGAGGAGAGCCAGGCGACAGGTATTGCTGAACATGCCCTCGACTGACGAGGACAATGTGAGACCCGAGCAAGATCTCTCCACAATGTCAGGAACACACCTAATGACAAGGTGGAGAGAGAGCACGTGGGACACGTAGCAGAGAGCTGCGCAGCAGCCAGAGTGGTTCGCAACACCGTCTCCAACACCGCAAGCTCTCCAAAGCGGAGCGAGTGAtcgcactcggatccgaagctcagTCCATAGCAGACTGCGACCTTCGCTTCATGACAGGCTGGGTTGCCCCTGTGGATCCAGCAGACAACCCGAGGGCAGTGGCCAGtcaagaaggagaaggagaagtgacCGAACTCCTAGCCCCCTACACGCCCCCGAGCAATCTCTTAGAGGGAACCCGAAGAGCGACAGTATCAGGGCGAGGCTAGGGAAGAGGATCATGACTCCAGCATCGTCCCCATTCTCGGACGACATTGTCATGGAGACAATCCCCAAAGTGAGGCTGCCAGCACACCTGACATACAGCGGGACtacggatccgagggatcatgtcatctcctatgAACAACAGATGTttttgagtccctactccgaggcttgttggtgcaaatactttccaaCCACGCTGACAGGAGTCGCAGGAGAATGGTTCAGATCGCTGCCAAAGGGGTCGATTAGAAGTTGGAAGAAGCTGAAGAAGAGGTTTTGTgtgcagttcgtgagcaacaatcgcccatCACGAACCACAGCCGAGCTAACTTCTATACAGCAAGAAAGGGATGAAAGCCTGCGagacttcatggccagattcatgaaggaatccacCAACTTTCCGAACCTACAGCCAGACGTGGCAATCTTCTCTTTGAAGCATGCGCTACGGGAGGGAAAGTTCCGAGACAAACTGgcaatgaaaaacccctccaagatagcggacgtgctccaaatggcagacgcgttcatcagaacagaagagttcaacaaagccGCAGCAAGGCTAAGAGGATCCTCGGATCCGAAAGATAACAAAACCAACCAGAGTAAGCCCGAGGGCAACTCgagaaaggggaaagagaagttGGGTGCGAGAGATGCAAGCCCAAAGAAAGATGGGAAAAAgggtgaatttcaacccaaatacaccaactacactccactcgcCATACCCCGAAGAGAAATTTTCATCCTCCACAaagatgatgaaaagtggaaattACCGGACAAGCTCAGATCCAACCCTCTCCgtaggaacaagaacaagtggtgcgagttccacgatgacttcggccataccactgaagaatgcaactcgctgaaggacaacatcgaggacctcatccgccgaggctacctaaagaaatacttgctcgaccgtagaacggagagggaagaaaaagagaaagcaaCATCCGGAAAGCAGCAAGACCAAGCCCAGAGAAGAGTCCATGAGACCGAGGGGCAAAAGAAGAAACCAATTCTAGTGGTGTTCGGAGGACAAAGGTCCGGCCACGCCAGCAAGAAACATTTAAGAGCTCTCTCCCACCGAGTAAACTTCAGCAATGTTGGGGAGAATCAACCtacccccccgaacatgacgttcactgctgatgactgcctcgggacccagtacaaacatgacgacccgttggtgatcgaaatggatctcaacaaccacaatgTCCACAGAGTACTAGTCGATGGGGGAagcgccgtcaatatcatcttcaggaaCTGCTTTGAGCAGCTCATCCTCGAAGAGGGTGAAGAGTCACTGACCAAGGTCAGCTACCCgttgatcggattcaacggattcGCAGCTATTCCCCGAGGAAAAATCACCTTACCTGTCACAATCGGTCAAGGCCTGGCAGCGAGAAACGTCCGAGAGGAATTCTTGGTGATGGATTGCGACTCAGTGTATAacgtcatcatgggacgaaccatgatccacaaaatacaagcagttccatccacataccatcagatgATGATGTATGTCTCGGATGCCGGCTTCGCCGAGCGGATAAAGGGAGACCAAGAGGTGGCAAGGTCAACTTGTCACACGGCCATCCGAAAGCCGAAGCTAGGAGATAGTCCTGAGGACGAAGATGAGAAGGGTTCCCCCCCCAGGTGGAGAAAAGGATGCCAAGAGGAGAAAGGCGGGGTCGAGCAGCCTGGTAAAGCCCGCAGAAGTTGACGCTCGACCAGAAACCCTTTCCCCCGAACCAGACCAAGAGATGGAAGACGTTCCCCTAGAGGACGAGTCGGACAAaggcgtccgaataggcaaaggCCTAAGTTCGGGACTTCGAATAGAGTTCATCCAGTTGctgagggatcacaaagacatcttcgcATGGTCGGCGGCTgacatgccagggatagatccgaAGATGATCTGTCACAAGTTGGATGTCAGTCCGGAggctcggccaatcaaacagaagaaaagaaactactcctcggagaaaaacaaagccatcgccgaagaggtgaagaagctacaagaggcaggcttcatcgagccatgcatgtaccccaagtggttagccaatgtggtcatggtcaaaaaagccaatggctcatggcgcatgtgcgtcgatttcacagatctgaaccgagcctgcccaaaAGATTGCTATCCCCTCCCGAGGATAGATCAGCTGGTAGACTCTACCAGTGGCCATGCATtgctgagcttcatggacgccttttcagggtaccatcaagtattcgtgcaccccgacgatagagcgaagaccgccttcatcacgagcgcgggagtgttcaactacagaatgatgcctttcggattgaaaaatgccggagccacctaccaaagactagttgatcacgtcttcgctgATCAAAAGGGgaggaacgtcgaggtttatgtggacgattccatagtaaaaagcgtgaAGGAAGAGGATTACATCAAAGACCTGGCCGAGACCTTCGCCAACCTGaggaaatacaacatgaaactGAACCCGAAGAAGTGTGTCTTAGGGGtaaagtcagggaagttcctcggattcatggtgagcgaaaggggAATAGACGCGAACCCGGACAAGGTCCAGGCTGCGCTAGATCTGCCCGAACCGAAGATAAAAAGAGACGTGCAAAGGCTAacgggcaggttagccgcactgtcaagattcatatcgaaagcttcggataaaggggcacccttcttcaaagctctcaaacccaagaccctcccaggaggagaagcagaacccatcaaaaagaaaggcgtcccgaggaaagtggaccccGAGCTGACATGGGAGCAAGAGCAAAAGGATGCATTCCAGCAGCTCAAGgctcacctagctcaactgccgacactagCCAGGCCCAAAGAAGGGGAAGCTTTATACTTATACGTCGCAGTCAGCCCTGGGACCGTAAGCGCAGTGTTCCTCCGAGAGGAGGAAAAGaaacaacagccaatctacttcactaGCCGAACCCTGACGGACGCCAAAACTCGGTATCCGCTCATTGAGAAAGTAGCATACGCAGTGGTGGTAGCAGCTCGGAAGTTAAGACCCTATTTTGACTCTCATCAAATAGTGGTGCTAACTGACCAGCCACTGGAGAAAGTGCtagaaaagatagaaaggtcgggaagattggctgctTGGGCTTTCGAGTTGTGTGAGCTCGGAATCAAGTATCAGCCGAGGACGGCCATCAAAGCACAGGCActcgcagacttcttggccgaatgtTCATATCAAGAGGTGCTAGATGACACCAAGAGAACATGGGAGGTctacactgacggatcttccataGTGAACGGCTCGGGAGCCGGAGTAGTACTGATACCCCCAGTGGGAAAAAGCATAGAGTACGCCCTAAAGTTCGGTTTCAAGGcaaccaacaatgaggccgaatacgaggcagcaatcgcagggatagagctgtGCTTATCTCTTGAAGCCGAACATGTTTGTCTCAAGACTGATTCTTAGctcgtagccaaccagatccgagggaagtacgaggccaaatggccaagcatgacagcttacctagcaaaaatcaaatccttaacgtcaaagttaagatccttcaaAGTTATACTCATTCCCCGAGGTCAAAACGCACAAGCAGATGCGTTGTCCaaacttgcaagctcaacgctcTCTAACCTAAACAGGTCAGTCCATGTGGAAGTACACCAAGAAAGGAGCATCGACATGCCGCCCCCCACAGTTTGCAATGCACGTCCCGAGCCAAGttggatggacgcagtcattgcatacaaagagagtggagaacttcccgaagacaagctgcaagcaaggaagctgaaaaggttcAACCAGTGGTTCATCATTGACGCCAACGAAGAGCTCATGAGAAAGTCATTCTCAGCCCCACTGCTGAAATGTGTAGGCCCAACCGATGCCGATtatatcctaagggaaatccacctcggcataTGTGGAAATCATATTGGAGGCAGGGCACTGGCACACAAGGCACTAAGGGCCAGATTttggtggcccaccatggtttccgaggcaaaggcGCTGACAAGAAAATGCGAGAagtgccaaaagttcgcacctgcAATCCATCAGCCAACTCAAACCTTGCAAGCAACACTGtaccccttaccattcgcacaatgGGGTTTAGATATTATTGGTCCATTCCCTTCGGCTGTGAATCAGAAAAAGTGGCTGATTGTGGGGGTGGACTACTTCAGTAAG
This sequence is a window from Spinacia oleracea cultivar Varoflay chromosome 1, BTI_SOV_V1, whole genome shotgun sequence. Protein-coding genes within it:
- the LOC110778285 gene encoding protein GAST1; the encoded protein is MGIKVLYTIFIFVIFLHFSPAENHPTHQHKGHTQPPSPSPLSSYTLPSYGFTQGSLQPQECGTRCAYRCSNTQYRKPCLFFCNKCCAKCLCVPTGTYGNKQACPCYNNWKTKRGGPKCP